The following are from one region of the Alkalimarinus sediminis genome:
- the phrB gene encoding deoxyribodipyrimidine photo-lyase, with translation MHNIVWFRSDLRVYDNPALSAAMQSGSVVAVYLLAQNQWHQHSLSPAKRALIVAQIKTLSAQLDKLNVPLKVIAADGFNDFPDILSEQALKLGASRIYCNIEYELNEKRCAQAVSTQLKTVNVELVEFHDSCMIQPGQVRTKQGECYKVYSAFKREFIEQYGRFARPILNRPTQQSATGLASDLTVLEEVAVEHKWLELWPAGEDEAHDRLNTFVEGHIKEYDKKRDIPSIEGTSQISPYLAIGALSTTQCMHAALSLTEGRFDSGRSGVLVWINELIWREFYRHLLDEYPRLSMHKPFKLDTDRLPWKYDQALFNAWAEGRTGYPIVDAAMRQLSQTGWMHNRLRMITAMFLTKHLFIDWRLGEKYFMEQLVDGDLAANNGGWQWSASTGVDAVPYFRIFNPTRQSQRFDPNGDFIRRYLPELAALDSKSIHQPSAQQAKKAGYALPIVDHATAVAQTKLWFKQLSEPTVDLFSEGELHIA, from the coding sequence ATGCATAACATTGTTTGGTTTAGAAGTGACTTAAGAGTATATGACAACCCTGCATTGAGTGCTGCTATGCAAAGCGGTAGCGTCGTAGCCGTTTACTTACTAGCGCAAAATCAATGGCATCAACACAGCTTGTCGCCAGCCAAGCGAGCGTTAATTGTAGCGCAGATAAAGACGCTATCTGCTCAGCTCGATAAACTCAATGTGCCCTTGAAAGTGATTGCAGCAGACGGGTTTAACGATTTTCCAGATATTTTAAGTGAACAGGCCCTAAAGTTAGGCGCTTCAAGGATCTACTGTAATATCGAATATGAACTGAATGAGAAACGCTGTGCTCAAGCGGTAAGCACACAACTAAAAACAGTTAATGTAGAGTTGGTGGAATTCCACGACAGCTGCATGATACAGCCTGGCCAGGTTAGGACCAAGCAGGGAGAGTGTTATAAGGTCTACTCGGCGTTCAAACGTGAGTTTATTGAACAGTACGGGCGTTTTGCTCGACCTATCCTAAATAGGCCGACACAACAGTCCGCTACAGGCCTAGCCAGTGATCTTACTGTTTTAGAGGAGGTCGCTGTCGAGCATAAATGGTTAGAACTATGGCCGGCAGGAGAGGACGAGGCTCACGATCGCCTTAATACGTTTGTAGAGGGCCATATTAAAGAGTATGACAAAAAGCGGGATATTCCATCGATAGAGGGCACTAGTCAGATATCTCCGTATCTGGCGATTGGTGCTTTAAGCACTACGCAGTGTATGCATGCAGCGTTGAGTTTAACAGAAGGTCGTTTTGACAGCGGACGAAGCGGGGTTTTGGTCTGGATAAATGAGTTGATATGGAGAGAGTTCTATCGTCATCTTCTAGATGAGTATCCTCGGTTAAGTATGCATAAGCCTTTTAAACTTGATACTGACAGGTTGCCATGGAAGTACGATCAGGCGCTATTTAATGCTTGGGCTGAAGGCAGAACGGGCTACCCCATCGTTGATGCTGCTATGAGGCAGCTGTCTCAAACAGGTTGGATGCACAATAGACTGCGTATGATAACGGCCATGTTTTTGACTAAGCATCTCTTTATTGATTGGCGCTTGGGCGAAAAGTACTTCATGGAGCAATTGGTCGATGGAGACTTAGCTGCAAATAATGGTGGATGGCAGTGGAGCGCCTCTACCGGTGTTGATGCAGTACCGTACTTTAGAATTTTTAATCCTACTCGACAGTCTCAACGCTTTGACCCTAACGGTGACTTTATACGGCGTTACCTACCAGAGCTTGCCGCATTAGATAGTAAGTCAATTCATCAGCCTAGCGCTCAGCAAGCAAAAAAAGCGGGCTACGCATTGCCGATAGTTGATCATGCTACTGCTGTTGCGCAGACAAAACTATGGTTCAAGCAACTGTCGGAGCCGACCGTTGACTTGTTTAGTGAAGGGGAGCTTCATATCGCATGA
- a CDS encoding acyl-CoA desaturase, which yields MSIKSTAQPRGRQLLNTMIRWVDSEAEPYSANTDPETQHKINWVRCIPFLVVHLACLGVIWTGWSATAIWFCLGFFWLRMFAVTAFYHRLFSHRTYKTNRAWQFVFAVIGNASCQRGPLWWASHHRKHHKHSDQEEDLHSPVAHGFWFSHVGWFMSEAGFKTDYSVIKDLARFPELRFLNRFDVLVPAVFAVLIFGLGELIGSLWPETGTNGWQMLVWGFFISTTLLFHATFTINSLGHVWGSRRFKTKDQSRNNPWLALLTLGEGWHNNHHRFAVSTRQGFYWWEVDISYYLLKLFSFLGIVSDLNPVPVRILEEGKQSAASADRKQIKGIANDEFS from the coding sequence ATGAGTATCAAAAGTACAGCACAACCTAGAGGTCGGCAGCTGTTAAACACGATGATTCGCTGGGTGGACTCTGAAGCAGAGCCCTATTCAGCGAATACTGACCCTGAAACACAACATAAAATCAATTGGGTTCGATGCATACCGTTTTTGGTGGTTCATCTAGCCTGTTTAGGAGTTATCTGGACTGGCTGGAGCGCTACTGCTATCTGGTTTTGTTTAGGCTTTTTTTGGCTAAGAATGTTCGCGGTGACTGCTTTTTATCACCGTCTATTTTCACACCGCACCTATAAAACCAACCGTGCTTGGCAGTTTGTTTTTGCGGTTATCGGCAATGCTTCTTGTCAGCGCGGGCCGCTTTGGTGGGCATCGCATCATCGCAAGCATCACAAACATTCGGACCAAGAGGAAGATTTACACTCGCCGGTTGCTCACGGATTCTGGTTTAGTCACGTCGGGTGGTTTATGTCTGAAGCGGGTTTCAAAACCGATTACTCTGTAATCAAAGATTTGGCTCGGTTTCCTGAACTTCGTTTTTTGAATAGGTTTGATGTGCTTGTACCAGCAGTTTTTGCGGTGTTGATCTTTGGACTGGGTGAGCTGATCGGGTCACTCTGGCCTGAAACCGGCACCAACGGTTGGCAAATGTTAGTGTGGGGCTTCTTTATTTCAACCACGCTTCTATTTCATGCCACCTTTACGATTAACTCTCTAGGGCATGTTTGGGGCTCACGGCGCTTTAAGACAAAAGACCAGAGTCGCAACAACCCCTGGCTAGCACTTCTAACGTTAGGGGAGGGTTGGCATAACAATCACCATCGGTTTGCTGTATCAACTAGGCAAGGGTTCTATTGGTGGGAGGTTGATATCTCATACTATCTTCTAAAATTATTCTCTTTTTTGGGCATTGTAAGTGATCTTAATCCGGTTCCTGTGCGTATATTGGAAGAAGGTAAACAAAGCGCAGCATCTGCTGACAGGAAACAGATTAAGGGGATAGCTAATGACGAATTCAGTTAA